The sequence GTGATCTGGGTCGGGAAGACGCAATTTTCAGGTTTGACAAGAGCCGTGTTGTACGACCGGTTCCACGGACCATTGACAATCTGGTAGCTGATGCCCGCCTGTTTCATGATCAGGCGCACAATCTCGACAGCTGTGCCTGTAGACTTGTGTTCTTTGGTATAGCTGAAGGGATACCATTCTTCGGTATTGAGGGTCAGGATCGGTGTTGCCGACGAGGCCTGCTTTGGCAGCATCGCGCACGCAAGCACGGCAAGCACAGGGCGTATGCGCATAAGGTGCTCCTTGCCTCTCTCACCTATGCCTGAAGGCAGGATCCCTGCTGTAAACCGGGGAAATCAGTGTTCCCACGGTATACAGCAGGGGTAAGGATCAGAACTTGGACTGACGGATCTTTTCGGCTTCCCCGGATGAATTGAGAGTATCCAGCGCAGCCTGAAGCTTGGCGATCGTGGCATCGTCGATTTCCTTGTTACAGGCAAGACCCATAACATTCTCGCGGATGTCGATCACTTTTTCGATTTCCACGCCGGCGTCCTTGGCCAGCTTGATCCCCGAAATATCGGTTGTGGCCCACGCGTCGATACGCCCGGCCTGCAGCTTTTTCGGGTTGGCATCATCGCCGGGGGCTTCGTCAACAGTGAAGCCTTGGCTCTTCATGTAGTTGGCCACGGCGTCCCCGACATAGCCACCGATCTTCTTGCCTTTCAGATCGTCCATGGATGCAGCCGTCAGGGCGTTGCCCTTGGCCTTGTAGACCACCCACTTCACGGTTTCCACGGGCGTGACCCACTTGAACAGGGGCTTGCGCTCGTCGGTGACGGTGGTCGAATAAACGCAGTTGTCTTTCTGCGTCAGGGCTGTGTTGTAGGCCCGGTTCCATGGCCCGAGGGCAATGGTGTAGGGGACCTGTGCAGCCTGTGCAGCCCGTTCCACAATTTGGGTGGCCGTGCCGGCAACCTTGCCATCCTTGGCATAGTTGTAGGGGAACCATTCTTCAGTATTGAAGGTCAAGGTCTGGGCTGCAGCCACACCCGGTGCCACGAGCAGGGCAAGAGCAGGCAAAAAGCGTTTGAACATCAGGACACTCCCCGTTTTTGATGGGCTTAATCACAGAAATTCCACTCGCCACGCGCCGGATGATTAAACTACTAATTTTTATCCAAGGTCAATATGTTATCTGTAATATGCGTTCATATGTATTTAGTTTTTGTGTCGTTTTTCTATTTTTTATCGCTTCTTATTTTTTCCACTTCACCATTTTTATTCATTGCATCCAGTGAGTCCTGAAGTTTTTTTATAGTAACATCATCAATTGACTTGTTGCAGGCCAACCCCATGGGGCGTTCGCTGACAACAAGAAGGGGTTCAACGTCTATGCCGGCTTCCTTGGACAGTTTGGGGCCAAGAAAGTCTGATGTGGCCCAGGCATCGATCCGCTTGGTGCGCAGGCGCATGGGGTTCAGGCTGTCTGTTGTGGTTTCATCGACCCGGAAGCCGCGCAGCTTCAGATAGGATGCTGATGCATCGCCGCTGTACCCACCAATGGTATGCTCCTTGAGATCATCAAGGGTTTTGGCTGTCAGGGGGCTATCCTTCAGCTTGTAGATGACCATCCGCATGGTGTCTATGGGCAGGACCCATTTGAAAAGATCTTTCCGCTCTTCGCTGAAGATCGCTGAAAAGACACAATTGTTGTTCTGGCTCAGGGCATTGCTGAAAGACTGCTGCCAAGGACCGGTGACCAGGCGGTACGAAACACCTGCTTTTTCTGCCATCAAGGCGACAATGCGCGTTGATGTTCCGGTGATCTTGCCATTTTCCAGATAATTGTACGGGTAATAGTCTTCTGTATTGAAGATCAGGGGCTCTGATCTGGCAGCATGGGAGGCCAATACCAGAACAAGGATGACAGGAACGCGAAAGCTGGTCATGAGTCTTGATCCTTGTGCTGTCGCCCGGGATCAGAGCTTGGATTTGCGGATGGCATCGGCTTCGCCGGATGCATTGAGCTCGTTCAGGGCTTTTTGCATGGCCATAACGGCGTTGTCATCGACCATTTTGTTGCATGCCAGCCCCAATTCGTTGTCGCGGATCGGAAGTACCAGTTCGATCTCGACTTCGCTGTCCTGAGCCAGTTTCAGCCCCGAGGCATCGTAGGTAGCCCACACATCAATGCGTCCGGCTTCCAGTTTGCGGGGGTTGATGTGATCGCTGGCGGCTTCCTCCACCTTGAAGTCATTGTTTTTCAGATAGGTGGCAATGGCATCACCCAGATAGCCGCCAAACACGCGGTTGCGCAGGTCTTCCAGGGATTTGGCCTCTATCAGGCTTCCCTTTTTCTTGTAGACAACCCAGCGGGCATTCTCGATGGGAGCAACCCATTTGAACAGGGGCCGGCGTTCCTCGGTGATATTGGTGGAATACACACAATGATTGGGAAGCGTCAGCGCATTGTTATAGGAGCGGTTCCACGGGCCGAGCGTAATCGTATAGGGAATACCGGCCTTGCTGGCGATACGTTTGACCAGCTCGGTTGCTGTGCCGACCACACTGTCGCCCTTGGCGTAATTATAGGGAAACCACTCTTCGGTGTTGAAGATCAGTGTTTGCCCCTGGGCCATGGCCGTACCGGGTTTTACCGCCGGTCCGATGACAAGGGTGGCCAGAAGGGCAATGGCAGAAAATGACTTCATGGTGGTATCCCCTGTGAACCGGTCAGATTATTTCAGAATTTGGACTGGCGTATTTTGTCGGCCTCGCCGGAGGCGTTGATGGCATCCAGCGCAGCCTGTAGCTTGGCAATAATGGCATCATCGGTGGCCAGGTTGCAGGCCAGTCCCAGATCATTCTCGCTGAAGACCAGGGCTGGTTCTATCTCCACTCCGGCCTCACGGGCCTGACGAACCGATGTATCGGCTGTTGCCCACAAATCGATACGGCCACTTTTCAGTTTGCTGGCATTGACGTAATCAGCCGGCGCTTCTTCTACGGTCAGGCCACGCGCTTCCAGATACTCGACCTCGACCGATCCCTTGTAGCTGCCGATCTTCATATTTTTCACGTCGGACAAGGATGTGGTTGTGAGGCTGTTTCCGCGCAGCTTGAACAAGACCAGGCGGGTTCTTTCAATGGGGGCGACCCATTTGAACAGGGGTTTGCGTTCATCGGTGATGACGGTGGAGAACACGCAGTTTCCCGGGTGGTTCAGGGCGGTGTTATAGGACCGGTTCCATGGCCCCAGAACGGTTTCATAATCAATGTCTGCGTTCTTGGCGATCAGGCGGACAATGTCGGTGGATGTGCCTGCAACCCGCCCGTTTTCCATATAGTTGTAGGGTGCCCATTCTTCTGTGTTGAACACAAGCGGCTGTGCACCGGCTGGTGCACACGCAAGCACCAGACTGAGGAAAAGGACAGGGCCACGGCATTCCGGCATTGTAACAGTTCCCCTTGTTACAGGTCCAAAATCACGGGACAGGCGTTTGGTATCGGGACCGGCGTATCTCTTCAGCCTCTCCGGATGCGTTAAGCTGGTCAAGAGCCTCCTGCAACCGTTCGATGATATGGTCATCAATATTTTTGTTACACGCCAACCCGATGACATTCTCAGCAAAGACCAGCGCTTCCTCGACCTCTATACCGGCCTCGCGGGCCACCTGTTCGTCGCCTTCGCCGCCGGCCCACAGGTCTATACGCCCTGTCTTCAGTTTGTTCATGTTGACGTAATCGCTGTTGGCTTCCTCGACCTCGATGTTGGCGTCGCGCAGGTAACCAACCCAGATGTCGTTGCTGTACGATCCAATCTTCTTGCCGCGCAGGTCCTCCAGGGACAGTGCCTTGAAGGGATCGCCCTTGAGTTTGTAGATCACGGATTTGCTGATTTCGATCGGCATAACCCATTTGAAAAGAGGTTCCCTGGCTTCGGTAAACTTTGTTGAGAAGACGCAGTGCCCATCCTGGTGCAGAGCATTGTTGTAACTCTTTTTCCAGGGGCCGACGATGATGTCATACGCAATGTCGGCATCTTTGGCGATGCGTCGCACAATATCAGCCGATGTTCCGACAACCTTCCCGTCCTGGAAGTAGTTGAACGGAGGCGATTCTTCCGTATTGAACACAAGTCGCCCGGCCCCGGCCGGGACCGGGGCAAGAGCCATAAAACAGGCCACAAGGGCGCTGGTATGGCTGCAGAGATGTCTAGGGCCGGGCATACTGTCTACTCTTGCATCTGGAACTTGCTTTGCCGGATCTTGTCGGCTTCGCCCGATGCAATCAGGTCGTCCAGTGCTTTCTGCATTTTGGCGATCACGGCATCATCAACCGATTTGTTGCAGGCCAGTCCCAGCGGATGTTCATGGGCAACCATCACTTCCTCGACCTCCACACCGGCTTCCTTGGCCAGTTTCAGGCCGGATGTATCGGTTGTGATCCAGGCATCGATGCGCCCGGTTACCAGTTTCTTTGGATTGACGTTGTCTGCCGGGGCTTCATCCACGGTGAAACCTTTGCTCTTCAGGAATTCAGCCGCGGCATCATCGGTATAGCTGCCGATTTTCTTGCCCTTTAGATCATCCAGTGATGATGCGGTCAGGGGTTTGCCCTTGAGTTTGTAGATGATCAGCCGGGTTGTATCGATGGGATACACCCATTTGAACAGGGGCTTTCTTTCGTCGGTGACAGCAGTGGTATAAACACACTTGCCGGGGAGGTTCAGGGCCTCGGTGTAGGATTTGTTCCACGGGCCAAGCACAATTTCATATTCAACGTCGGCATTCTTGCCGATCAGCTTGATCAGTTCGGTCGATGACCCGACAACCTTTCCGTTTTTGGTGTAGTTGTAGGGAAACCAGTCCTCGGTATTGAAGGTCAGAGGTGCTGCTGTCGCGGTAAGGGGTAGAAAGGCTGCAAGCACAACCGGGATAAAGCGTTTCGTCATGGAGTGCACTCCGCATCCGTATGGGAAAGGCAGGGGGCAGGGTGTCTGTACAGGGATGACGCAACAAAAGCCCGGAGCGCCGGAGCAGGGCACCGTACGGGGCTGTCCTGTCAGCTTCAGGGCAGGACGATGAATCATCAAGATATTTCTATCCGGTGTCCTGAAGGGTATTCTGCCCGGTCATGACGCCTATATGCGGTGTGGTGGTGGATTTTGAACAGGACTGTCGGAAAAAGGGCTGTATTTTTGTGCCGGGACAGGCAATCTGGCGGCCTGTTTCTGTTCGCTTGGGTTTGATGATTGTGTCCAGATTGTCCGAAACGGTTCCTGTTGCATCCCCATCTGTCCGCAAGGGGCTGATTCGCCGCCTGTATGACTGGACCCTGCGTGTGGCGGAGGGCCCCCGGGCCATCCCGGTTCTGGGGTTGGTTTCCTTTGCCGAGGCTTCGTTCTTTCCGGTTCCCCCAGATCCCATCCTGATGGCGGTGGCCCTGTCTAGGCCAGACCGGGCTATACGGGCGGCCCTGTGGTGTACCCTTATGTCTGTTCTGGGGGGGCTTTTTGGTTATGCGATCGGCGCAGGCCTGTACGAGCTGGTCGGCCGGCCGATTATCGAGGCCTATCGCCTGCAGGATGCCTTTGACGTGTTTCGTGACGGTTTTGCGGAATGGGGTGCCTGGATTATTGTGGCAAAGGGCTTGACGCCCATTCCCTTCAAGCTGGTTACGATCGCTGGCGGTGTGGCGCAGATGAATCTGCCGGCGTTTGTTCTGGCCTGTGCCTTGACCCGTGGTGCCCGTTTCCTGTTTGTGGCCTGGCTGTTCCGCATGTACGGTACCAAGGCCAGAACGGTGATCGACACCCACTTCTACCCGCTGTTCTGGGGGGGGATGTTTGTTCTGGCCCTAGGGATCGGGGCTGTTTTCCTGTTCTAGGGCGGGTCGCTCAGAGCGGCGTTGCCACCTGTTCCCTGTACGTGATGGTTGCCCCATGGTGCGGGCAGCCCGCAGCCACCAGGTCCAGAATGGGTACGGCATGAACCTCTGGCGGGGGCAGGGTTTGCGGATCCTCCCCCGGGAATGCCTGTTCCCGCATCCGGGTACGGGTGCCGCCCGGGTCATACAGGTTGACCCGCAGCGGGGTTTGCCTGACTTCTTCCGCCCAAGTTCTGACCAGAACCTCCAGAGCAGCCTTGGATGCGGCGTAGGGACCCCAGTAAGCCCGTGGTGCCCGCGCGACCGAGCTGGTCACAAACACCGCCCGCCCGGCATCGGAAAGGCGCAGCAGCGGATCCACATAACGGATCAGCTCCCAGTTGACGCGCAGGTTGGTGTTCATCACATCGTCGAACGTCTTGGGCTTGATGTGCCCGACCGGTCCCAGTTGCCCCAGAAGACCGGCATTGCCAACCAGAATGTCCAGCCGTCCGAACCTTTGGTACAGGGCGGCGGCCATCTGGTCGATCCGGTCGGTTTTGCGTAGGTCTTCGGGCACCAGAACTAGGCGGGTTCCGCATGCGGCATGGACTTCATCGTCCAGCTCTTCCAGAGCCCCCTGTGTGCGGGCAACGGCCACAACGGTGGCGCCCTCGGTGGCGAGGTGGCGGGCAAGGGCCCGCCCGATCCCGCGGGAGGCCCCGGTTACCAGGGCAATCCGCCCTTCCAGTCGTTTGCTCACGGCTGTTCAGATCCTTGTGTAGTCAGATGCTACGGCGGTGTTCGTTCAGGCGGGATACCACCCGCAGGGTATCTGGCGTGGCCAGATCGGTCAGTTTCGAGACATAATCGCCGGTAAAGCAGGCATCACAGAAACCGGGGTTCTGTTCGTTCCGTCCGGGCTGGCCGGCGGCACGGTACAGGCCATCGACCGAAATAAAGGCCAGACTGTCTACCCCCAGGATGCGAGCCATGCCCGGAACATCAAAGCGGGAGGCCAGCAGTTTCTCCCGTTCCGGCGTGTCGATCCCGAAATAGCACGGGTGGGCCGTTGGGGGAGACGAAATTCGCAGGTGTACCTCGGCGGCACCGGCTTGGCGGACCATGTCCACGATCTTGGTGGAGGTTGTGCCACGCACGATGCTGTCATCAACCAGGACCACCCGCTTGCCTTCCAGATACAGACGGTTGGCGTTGTGTTTGCGCCGTACGCCGATATCGCGGGTTTTCTGGGTCGGCTGGATAAAGGTCCGCCCGACATAATGGTTGCGGATGATCCCCAGTTCGAAGGGGATGCCGCTTTCCTGGGCATATCCCAAGGCAGCGGGAATGCCGGAATCTGGAACCGGCACCACAACATCGGCCGTAACCGGGGCTTCCCG comes from Haematospirillum jordaniae and encodes:
- a CDS encoding substrate-binding periplasmic protein, translated to MFKRFLPALALLVAPGVAAAQTLTFNTEEWFPYNYAKDGKVAGTATQIVERAAQAAQVPYTIALGPWNRAYNTALTQKDNCVYSTTVTDERKPLFKWVTPVETVKWVVYKAKGNALTAASMDDLKGKKIGGYVGDAVANYMKSQGFTVDEAPGDDANPKKLQAGRIDAWATTDISGIKLAKDAGVEIEKVIDIRENVMGLACNKEIDDATIAKLQAALDTLNSSGEAEKIRQSKF
- a CDS encoding substrate-binding periplasmic protein, with protein sequence MTSFRVPVILVLVLASHAARSEPLIFNTEDYYPYNYLENGKITGTSTRIVALMAEKAGVSYRLVTGPWQQSFSNALSQNNNCVFSAIFSEERKDLFKWVLPIDTMRMVIYKLKDSPLTAKTLDDLKEHTIGGYSGDASASYLKLRGFRVDETTTDSLNPMRLRTKRIDAWATSDFLGPKLSKEAGIDVEPLLVVSERPMGLACNKSIDDVTIKKLQDSLDAMNKNGEVEKIRSDKK
- a CDS encoding substrate-binding periplasmic protein; amino-acid sequence: MKSFSAIALLATLVIGPAVKPGTAMAQGQTLIFNTEEWFPYNYAKGDSVVGTATELVKRIASKAGIPYTITLGPWNRSYNNALTLPNHCVYSTNITEERRPLFKWVAPIENARWVVYKKKGSLIEAKSLEDLRNRVFGGYLGDAIATYLKNNDFKVEEAASDHINPRKLEAGRIDVWATYDASGLKLAQDSEVEIELVLPIRDNELGLACNKMVDDNAVMAMQKALNELNASGEADAIRKSKL
- a CDS encoding substrate-binding periplasmic protein — its product is MPECRGPVLFLSLVLACAPAGAQPLVFNTEEWAPYNYMENGRVAGTSTDIVRLIAKNADIDYETVLGPWNRSYNTALNHPGNCVFSTVITDERKPLFKWVAPIERTRLVLFKLRGNSLTTTSLSDVKNMKIGSYKGSVEVEYLEARGLTVEEAPADYVNASKLKSGRIDLWATADTSVRQAREAGVEIEPALVFSENDLGLACNLATDDAIIAKLQAALDAINASGEADKIRQSKF
- a CDS encoding substrate-binding periplasmic protein; the protein is MPGPRHLCSHTSALVACFMALAPVPAGAGRLVFNTEESPPFNYFQDGKVVGTSADIVRRIAKDADIAYDIIVGPWKKSYNNALHQDGHCVFSTKFTEAREPLFKWVMPIEISKSVIYKLKGDPFKALSLEDLRGKKIGSYSNDIWVGYLRDANIEVEEANSDYVNMNKLKTGRIDLWAGGEGDEQVAREAGIEVEEALVFAENVIGLACNKNIDDHIIERLQEALDQLNASGEAEEIRRSRYQTPVP
- a CDS encoding substrate-binding periplasmic protein, giving the protein MTKRFIPVVLAAFLPLTATAAPLTFNTEDWFPYNYTKNGKVVGSSTELIKLIGKNADVEYEIVLGPWNKSYTEALNLPGKCVYTTAVTDERKPLFKWVYPIDTTRLIIYKLKGKPLTASSLDDLKGKKIGSYTDDAAAEFLKSKGFTVDEAPADNVNPKKLVTGRIDAWITTDTSGLKLAKEAGVEVEEVMVAHEHPLGLACNKSVDDAVIAKMQKALDDLIASGEADKIRQSKFQMQE
- a CDS encoding YqaA family protein, which encodes MTPICGVVVDFEQDCRKKGCIFVPGQAIWRPVSVRLGLMIVSRLSETVPVASPSVRKGLIRRLYDWTLRVAEGPRAIPVLGLVSFAEASFFPVPPDPILMAVALSRPDRAIRAALWCTLMSVLGGLFGYAIGAGLYELVGRPIIEAYRLQDAFDVFRDGFAEWGAWIIVAKGLTPIPFKLVTIAGGVAQMNLPAFVLACALTRGARFLFVAWLFRMYGTKARTVIDTHFYPLFWGGMFVLALGIGAVFLF
- a CDS encoding SDR family NAD(P)-dependent oxidoreductase is translated as MSKRLEGRIALVTGASRGIGRALARHLATEGATVVAVARTQGALEELDDEVHAACGTRLVLVPEDLRKTDRIDQMAAALYQRFGRLDILVGNAGLLGQLGPVGHIKPKTFDDVMNTNLRVNWELIRYVDPLLRLSDAGRAVFVTSSVARAPRAYWGPYAASKAALEVLVRTWAEEVRQTPLRVNLYDPGGTRTRMREQAFPGEDPQTLPPPEVHAVPILDLVAAGCPHHGATITYREQVATPL